The DNA sequence GGCCTCCATGCCGGTGACTCCCGCGGTGAACTGGCCGCTGTTGGCGCCGCCCTTCGCGTTGTACCGCTCGATGCTCGCGATCACCGCGGCCGCATCCAGCGGGGTGCCGTCGGAGAAGGTCACGCCGTCGCGCAGCCCGAGGGTCCAGGCGAGGCGGTCCTCGCTCTCCTCCAGCGATGCGGCGAGCTGCGGGGCGTAGGCGTTCTCGGCGTCGTCGTAGCGGACGAGCAGACCGTAGATGCTCGCCATCTCGGTGCCACCGGTAGGCCCGGTGGCCTGCGTCTTGGTGGGGTCGAGGCTCGACGGCATCGAGTATCCGGCGAAGGCGAGATTTCCTCCGGACCGGGGTTCGCGCGGGTCGTCAGGTTGTCCGATGACGGCGGCCTCGGTGGCGGGCAACGCGCCTGCGGCCGGGGCGGCCTCGCCGTTTCCGCCGCCGCCTCCGCTCGCGCAGCCGGCCAACAGAAGCCCTGCGCACAGCGCCGCGGCCAGGCCGGCGTGGACCCGGATGGATCGTGTCATAGTGATCTCCGAACGAGGGGTGGGGTGGGTTTCAGCGCCACAAGGTCACGCCGCCGCGGGGCGCGTGCCGACGGCGGGGTCGAAGTACGGCCGGTCACCGTCCACCTCGACGCGCCGCACGTGCCGGCGCTGCGGGAAGTGGTCGGCCGCGGCCCGGTGCATCGTGGAGCGCTCGTCCCAGATGGCGACGTCGCCCTCCTGCCATCGCCACCGGCACTGGAAGCGTTCGTCGGCGACGTGTGCGCGGAGCATGCCCAGCAGCGCGTCGCTCTCGCGCGCGGCGAGCCCTCGGATGCGCCGCAGCGACTGGCCGCCGAGGAACAGCGCGCGACGGCCGGACACGGGGTGGGTGCGCACGATCGGATGGGTGAGCACCTGCGGGTAGGCGGCGTGCAGTCGTTCCACCGTCGCATGCGCTTCGGGGGACCCCTTGCCGCGCTGCAGGATCGATTCGACGATGCTTTCAGTCGTGTGCTCGCCGACGAGGCCGTCGACCAGGGTGCGGATCGGCGCGGACAACTCGTCATACGCCTCGAACATCGACGCCCACAACGTATCTCCGCCGTAGGGAGGGATCGTGACGCCACACAGCACGGCGTAGCCGGGGGGAGTCTCCGTCCAGCTCACGTCGGTATGCCAGATCTCGGCGGTGGGCGGCGAATCGGGCCCGTCCTCAATCGATTGCAGTGCAGGTTCGGTGACACCGCGCAGCCGGGCGAGCGGGTAGATGCTGGGGGTCCCGAGGCGCCGGGCCACGCTGAGCTGCTCGTCCGGAGTGAGGTGGGCACCGCGCACAAACACCACCTGGTGCTCGTGCAGCGCTTCGCTGACGCTCTCGAACTCGTCGTCACTGCAGGTGGCGAGCGAGACGCCCTCGAGCACGGCGCCAATGGTGGCGGTGACTCGTTCCGCTGTGAAGCTCATAGAGGTTCCTTCTTCCGGGGAGGAGGTATCACCCGACCGGCACGACGCCGGACGGCCCGAAGGGGGTGGCGGCTATGCGGTGAGGCCGGCGGTGACCATGTCGACGAGGGTCGTGGACAGTGCGTCGAGTGTGCGGGGCCCGTAGTCGAGCCCCTCCTCGCGACGCGCCTCGTAGGCCGCGAAGGCGCCGACGATCATCTGGAACGCGGTGTCGATCCGCGCGTCGACGACGTCCGCCGGCAGGCCGCTCAAGGCGTGCCGCAGGCTGCGGATGATGCGCTGGTCGGCGGGCTCCAGGTGGTCGACGTCGTCGGAGCTGTAGTCGACGCGGGGCGTCATGCGGGCCGCGAACCGCGCATAGTCCGAGGCAGGCGGAGCTTCCCGCAGGTACTGGGCGTGCGGGAGCACGGAGACCTCGATGAGGGCGCGCACGTCCCCGGCACGCCCCTCGACCTCGAGCCTGTCAAGCAGGACGTTGCGGGTGGCGCTCATGCGGGCGCGGCGCCGACGGAACACTGCGCGCAGCAGGCCGTCGCGGCTGCCGAAGTAGTACTTGACGGCCGACATGTTGCTCTGCTCGGCCTCGCGCAGGATGTCGCGCAGCGAGACGTTCTCGGTGCCCTGCTCGAAGAAGGCTCGGTCGGCGACGCTGGCGATGCGCTCCGGTGCCGGTGTGTCCTGCGTCATATTAATGCACGGTATGAGACAGCGTATTAGTTGTCAACGATGAGAGCTGATGCCTTCGCCCGTCGACCGCGATCGCGCGCGGAATCCCGATGAGGACCCGCAACGCGGCGAGCCCGTCGGCGGTGCCCGGCCAATGCCGCTCGACTGTGCTACCTCCCGACCGTGTCATCACCCATCCGCAGGCGGAGGCCGACCATGAGGACGTCGTCGGTGGGACCACAGCAGGATCAGGCCGCGAGGACACCGATCAGGGTGTGCCGCCACATGCCCGAGACCGCCTCCGCGTCGGTGATCGGATCGCATCGGCGAGCATATCCGGCGCATGTGCGACGTCCCGATAGATATCGGTCGCCGCTTCGGGTACTCTGAATCATGAATCTGAATCTGATTCAGGGGGTGAATCCAGTGCCTTCCACCATCGGGGACGCAATCGAAAGCGCACGTGCCCGGGCCCAACTCTCTCAGCGGCAGCTTTCAGACCGCACCGGAATCTCGCAATCGACCCTCAGCCGCATCGCTTCAGGCCAGCGCGTCGCGAAGATGGCCGAGGTCATCCAGATCGCCGCCGCGACGGGCTGCACGGTCGCGCAGCTCACGGGCATCGGCGCCGCCGAGCACGTGCAGTGCGCGGCTCGCGCCTCCAACGGCTCAGGAATGCAGGAGATGCGACAGCGCCTACTGCACTTCATCGAGCTCGATGCATACCTGGACGACCAGTCGATTCCCCAGGCGCAGTGAGGCCTGCCCCACCATGACAGCCGAACATGAAGCCGCGGACGCGGCCGCAAGGTTCCGCACCTCGCACGACCTGGGGCATCAGCCGCTCGGCGATCTCGTCGAGATCATCGAGCGGAACACCGGACACGACGTCGCCGTCATCGATGCACACCCGGATCAGCACGGCCTCACCGTGCGTGACACCCGCCGTGGCACCGTCTTCATCGGGGTGGCTCGCACGACGCGGCCCATGCGTCAACGCAGCACCTTGGCACACGAGTTGGCACACGTGCTCTTCGGTGATTGGAGCACCGGCACGTTGGTGGGCAATCGCTCTCGTGCAGAAGTTCGAGCCGATGCTTTCGCACGACATCTGCTCCTCCCCGCTTACGGCCTGCAAGAGTTTCTCGGTGAGCATCACCCGGCGTCCGTGTCAGAGTTCTCCGCCGTCGTGCAGCATTTCCGCGTCTCCCCGGCGTTGGCAGCGATCACTCTGCATGAATGCAAGTACATCGACGGCACGACCAAGCAATCATGGATGTCGTCGCTCACCACTCCGGCACTTGCAACCAGATTCGGCTGGCTCGATCACTACCGATCACTGCAGAACGACTCGAACCGCACCCGGTCGCCACGCCGGCTGCTCGCCAGAGCGATCACCGGATATGAAGAGGGGGTCGTCTCCGGCCAGGTCATCGCTACTCTGCGAGGCATTTCCGTGGAGCAGGCCATCGACGAACTCGAGCGGGCGGGAATAATCCCACTCGAACACGATCCCGACTGGATGGCGGGCTCCGAATTGGACTTGCCACCCGCCGATTTCGGCTCTGGCGATGCGGGCCTCGACCACCGAGCCGAGTCCGAGTGACCGGGCGTCCCATCATGGATGCCGGTCCTGGCATCAATTTCCTATCCCTGCACAGGGAGCGACTCCTCTTTGACACCATGGGGCCGTTGAGTGTCCCCGAGACCGTGGAAACCGAGATTCTCCGTAAGGCTCGCCAGGAGCCACGCTTCCGCGCAGCCGGGACGGTATGGAGCAAGCTTCCAGCGCGGCTCATGGAGATACTGTCCGATGACGTGACCCCGGAACTCGCTGCCGCTGTCCAGCGTATTTCCAACGTCTCGTTCGACCAGCGTATGCACTCCGGCAGAGACCTCGGCGAAACGATGGTCATCGCGCACGCCGCAGTGGCCGCCGATGCAGGTGAGGACGTTATCATCCTCATCGACGACGGCGAAGGCTGCCGCATCGCCTCAAGGGAGGCCCGCCGGCTGCAGCGCGCTCGCGCCGCGGGACGAACGGCGGGAAGTATCAGGCTCGCGCGCACAGCCACCGTCCTCGAAGGCGCCGCCGGCACGAAACATCTTCCGGATAAGGCCACCATGCGTGATCTCTACTCGCGGTTGAGAACCCTGGACGACGGTCTTCCACCACTGGAAGCCACTGAACTCCTGTCGTTGCACTGCTGGCAGCGATAGGCGGTGGCGCCTCATCCCGCACTCGCACCATGCAACATCAATCGCAGTTCAACGGCCGATGGCCGTAGCCTTCCAACCGTAACCGCTCAGTGCCACTCGAAGGGGCGCCCGGAGGACAGCGCCCCGTCGACCACATACGCCTGGCCGGACAGGTAGGACGCGTCGTCGCTACACAGGAACGCGGCCATCGAGGCGACGTCCGACGGCTCCGCCAGCCGGTTGTCCAGCGGCATCTTGCCCGTCATGCCCGCGCGCACGGCGGCCGGGTCGGACTGGCTGTCGAAGTACTGCTCCGTCATGTCGGTCCGCACGTAGCCGGGGCAGATTGCGACCGCGCGCAGCCCGTCCCGCCCGTGGTCGAGCGCCATGCACCGCGTCAGCTGCAGCACCGCGGCCTTGGAGGCCGAGTACACGGCCAGGTCAGGTTCGGCCCAGTACGCGTTGATCGACGCCTGGTTCACGATGACGCCCCGCGTCTCGATAAGGTGCGGGATGGCCGCCTTCGACACCAGGAAGACGCCCTTGACGTTGACGTCCATCACCAGGTCCCACTCCTTCTCCGTGGTCTCCGGAACGGACTTCTCCACCTCGGTGCCCGCGTTGTTCACGACGATGTCGAGCCGGCCGTGGCGCTCCACGATCGAGGCGACTACCGATTCCACAGATTCGGGCGACGTGACGTCGATGTGTTCGAAGGCGATGTCGGGCCGATCATCGTAGGTCGGCTCGATGATGCTGGCATTGACGACAGTCGCTCCGTCGTCGGCGAGGCGGCGGGCGATCGCCTCGCCGATTCCGCGGCTCGCGCCGGTGACGAGGGCGATCTTTCCGGCCAGACGATCAGACATGGTTACTCCTCGGCGAGTGGAATCGATGGTGGGATTCTGTTGGGGTGGATTGTGATCGGGCAGCGGGAGCATCAGTAGGTCACTTCAGATGACCCACGCCGCCTTGAGGCCCTCGAGGACCGCCTCTTCGACGGTCCGGGGGGCAACGCAGTCGCCGATGGACACGATGTCGCAGCTCAGCGGTTCGAGCTCCGCGGCCAGCCCGTCCTCGGGCAGCGGGCCCAAGGCGAACACAGTCGCGGCGACACCGTCGACCATCACTGGCTTCGAGCTGAGCCGATGTTGCAAATACACGGTGTCCTCGTCGACACCCATGACCCGCACGTTCGGGATCACTTCGACACCGGCGGAGTGCGCGGCGGCGATCATCTCGTCGCGCACATACTGCTGCAGCATTTCGCCGGCCATGTAGCCGTCGACGCACAACGTCACCTTGCGGCCTCGCCGGGCGAGCATCTGCGCCACACCCAGGCCCGTCCAGTCGCAACGCCAATCAGCGACGACGACCCGGCCGGCGGGCACCTCGGCACCCGCGATCACGTCGGACGACTCGAGGATCACTGGATCGTCGAGGATCTCCACCTCCGGCTGCCGCGCGACGACCCCCGTCGCCAGCACCACAGTGTCCGGGTTCTCGGCCCGCACCAGGTCGGCGTCGACGCGCCTGCGGGTCACGATCTTCACCCCCGCACGCTCGGCTTCGCCGATGAGGTTCGTCGCCGCCCCGCCGAACTCGGCACGGCCCGGAAGCTGTTCGGCGAGGAGAACCTGGCCGCCCACTCGGCGTTCCGCCTCATACAACGTCACGTCGTGGCCGCGCTGTGCCGCGACGGTCGCCGCCTTGAGGCCCCCTGGTCCGCCGCCGACGACCATGACCGACTTGCGTCGGAGCGTCGGATTCGGTAGATCGTAGACGAGCTCACGCCCCGTCTCGGGCCGTTGGATGCACGAGATCGGGTGGCCCGTGTGGTGGTGCCCGATGCACGCCTGGTTGCAGCCGATGCACGCTCGGATGGAGTCCAGCTCGCCGGCCTCCGCCTTGTTCGGCATCTCCGGGTCGCAGATCAGCGCCCGCGTCATCGCGCAAGCGTCGGTCAGGTCCTGCTCGAGCAGCGTTTCGGCGTCTTGCGGCTGGTTGATGCGGCCGGCGACCATCACCGGGATCGCCACCTTCTCCTTGACCCGTCCTGAAAGGGGCGCGGTGTATCCCACCGCCTGCGACATCGGCGGGACGATGTGCACCGATCCGCCGAGCGTCGACGAGGTGCCGGCGGTGACGCTGATGTAGTCGAGCATCCCCTCCGAGTCGAGGTCAGCGCACACCTGGACCGTCTCATCGACCGTCAGGCCGTCGTCGGACATCTCGTCTCCGGAGATCCGCAGGCCGACGACGAAGTCCCGCCCCACCCGGCCGCGCACCTCGGCGACGACCTCGCGGAGGAACCGAATCCGATTGTCGTAGCTGCCGCCGTACTCGTCGGTGCGTTGATTGAGCCGCGGGTTGAGGAACTGGGCAGGTAGATAGCCGTGGCTCGCCACGATCTCGGCGCCGTCCAGCCCACCTTTGAGCATCCGCTCCGCGCCGTCGGCGTACCCGTCGACGACCTCGCGGATCAATGGGCGCGGCATGGCCGCCGGAACCGAATGGAACCGGTCGTTAATCGCATTCGACGCCGAGTACGTGACCGGCCTCGACCCATCGAGCGATTCCATGATCTCGCGGCCGGGGTGGAAGACCTGGCCGAACACCTTGCAGTCGTATGGCCGGACCGCCTGCGCGATCCGCCGATATCCGGCGATCGCCGAATCGTCGGTCGCCATCAGCATGTGCGTCGTGTACTGGGCAGTCTCGTGGATGCCGCTGACCTGCAGCACGATGAGGCCGACTCCGCCGGCCGCACGCGCACGGTGGTATGCGACCAGCTGATCGGTGACTGCGCCGCCATCGGACATGCCGGTGTCGTGCCCGGACGAGACGATGCGATTCTTGATCGTCGTCGATCCGATTCGCAGGGGAGAGGACAAGAGGGGGAACCGCGTGGTCTGACGCGTCGGTGCGGACAAGGTGTGCTCCGTTCAAAGTCTGTGTATGCGGCGGCGCGTCAGCCGAGCCTGATCATCACGTGCTTGACCCGCGTGTAGTCCTCGAGGGAGTACATCGACTGGTCCTTGCCGTAGCCGGAAGCCTTGAAACCGCCCCAGGGCATCTCCGCGGCCATCGGCATATGGTCGTTGATCCAGACCGTGCCGGTCTCGAGCACGCGCGACGCCGTCATCGCCGTGTCTATGTTCCGGGTGAACACCGACGACGCGAGGCCGTAGGGCGTGTCGTTGGCGAGCGCGAACACGTCCGTGTCGTCGTCGAACGGCTGGATGTCGACCACGGGGCCGAAGACCTCGGTTCGCGCGAGGTGATGATCGTTTCCGACGCCGGTGAGCACGGTCGGCTCCACGAACGCGCCGCATCCGGCCAGCGCCCGGCCGCCCGTCGCCACCTCCGCGCCTTCCTCCACCGCACGGTTGACGAGGTCGAGCACCTCGCCCTGTCGCGCCTCGTAGGCCACGGGGCCCATCTCGACGCCGTCGTCCGCCATAGGGTCTCCCACGGACAGTGATTCCGCCCGGCCTACCAGCTCTTCCAGGAGACGGTCGTAGACGCTGCGGTGCGCGAACACCCGC is a window from the Tomitella gaofuii genome containing:
- a CDS encoding ImmA/IrrE family metallo-endopeptidase is translated as MTAEHEAADAAARFRTSHDLGHQPLGDLVEIIERNTGHDVAVIDAHPDQHGLTVRDTRRGTVFIGVARTTRPMRQRSTLAHELAHVLFGDWSTGTLVGNRSRAEVRADAFARHLLLPAYGLQEFLGEHHPASVSEFSAVVQHFRVSPALAAITLHECKYIDGTTKQSWMSSLTTPALATRFGWLDHYRSLQNDSNRTRSPRRLLARAITGYEEGVVSGQVIATLRGISVEQAIDELERAGIIPLEHDPDWMAGSELDLPPADFGSGDAGLDHRAESE
- a CDS encoding TetR family transcriptional regulator, translated to MTQDTPAPERIASVADRAFFEQGTENVSLRDILREAEQSNMSAVKYYFGSRDGLLRAVFRRRRARMSATRNVLLDRLEVEGRAGDVRALIEVSVLPHAQYLREAPPASDYARFAARMTPRVDYSSDDVDHLEPADQRIIRSLRHALSGLPADVVDARIDTAFQMIVGAFAAYEARREEGLDYGPRTLDALSTTLVDMVTAGLTA
- a CDS encoding helix-turn-helix domain-containing protein, with protein sequence MNLNLIQGVNPVPSTIGDAIESARARAQLSQRQLSDRTGISQSTLSRIASGQRVAKMAEVIQIAAATGCTVAQLTGIGAAEHVQCAARASNGSGMQEMRQRLLHFIELDAYLDDQSIPQAQ
- a CDS encoding SDR family NAD(P)-dependent oxidoreductase gives rise to the protein MSDRLAGKIALVTGASRGIGEAIARRLADDGATVVNASIIEPTYDDRPDIAFEHIDVTSPESVESVVASIVERHGRLDIVVNNAGTEVEKSVPETTEKEWDLVMDVNVKGVFLVSKAAIPHLIETRGVIVNQASINAYWAEPDLAVYSASKAAVLQLTRCMALDHGRDGLRAVAICPGYVRTDMTEQYFDSQSDPAAVRAGMTGKMPLDNRLAEPSDVASMAAFLCSDDASYLSGQAYVVDGALSSGRPFEWH
- a CDS encoding FAD-dependent oxidoreductase, which gives rise to MSAPTRQTTRFPLLSSPLRIGSTTIKNRIVSSGHDTGMSDGGAVTDQLVAYHRARAAGGVGLIVLQVSGIHETAQYTTHMLMATDDSAIAGYRRIAQAVRPYDCKVFGQVFHPGREIMESLDGSRPVTYSASNAINDRFHSVPAAMPRPLIREVVDGYADGAERMLKGGLDGAEIVASHGYLPAQFLNPRLNQRTDEYGGSYDNRIRFLREVVAEVRGRVGRDFVVGLRISGDEMSDDGLTVDETVQVCADLDSEGMLDYISVTAGTSSTLGGSVHIVPPMSQAVGYTAPLSGRVKEKVAIPVMVAGRINQPQDAETLLEQDLTDACAMTRALICDPEMPNKAEAGELDSIRACIGCNQACIGHHHTGHPISCIQRPETGRELVYDLPNPTLRRKSVMVVGGGPGGLKAATVAAQRGHDVTLYEAERRVGGQVLLAEQLPGRAEFGGAATNLIGEAERAGVKIVTRRRVDADLVRAENPDTVVLATGVVARQPEVEILDDPVILESSDVIAGAEVPAGRVVVADWRCDWTGLGVAQMLARRGRKVTLCVDGYMAGEMLQQYVRDEMIAAAHSAGVEVIPNVRVMGVDEDTVYLQHRLSSKPVMVDGVAATVFALGPLPEDGLAAELEPLSCDIVSIGDCVAPRTVEEAVLEGLKAAWVI
- a CDS encoding TauD/TfdA dioxygenase family protein, with product MSFTAERVTATIGAVLEGVSLATCSDDEFESVSEALHEHQVVFVRGAHLTPDEQLSVARRLGTPSIYPLARLRGVTEPALQSIEDGPDSPPTAEIWHTDVSWTETPPGYAVLCGVTIPPYGGDTLWASMFEAYDELSAPIRTLVDGLVGEHTTESIVESILQRGKGSPEAHATVERLHAAYPQVLTHPIVRTHPVSGRRALFLGGQSLRRIRGLAARESDALLGMLRAHVADERFQCRWRWQEGDVAIWDERSTMHRAAADHFPQRRHVRRVEVDGDRPYFDPAVGTRPAAA